The following coding sequences lie in one Arabidopsis thaliana chromosome 3, partial sequence genomic window:
- the UBC32 gene encoding ubiquitin-conjugating enzyme 32 (ubiquitin-conjugating enzyme 32 (UBC32); CONTAINS InterPro DOMAIN/s: Ubiquitin-conjugating enzyme/RWD-like (InterPro:IPR016135), Ubiquitin-conjugating enzyme, E2 (InterPro:IPR000608); BEST Arabidopsis thaliana protein match is: ubiquitin-conjugating enzyme 34 (TAIR:AT1G17280.2); Has 7916 Blast hits to 7914 proteins in 379 species: Archae - 0; Bacteria - 0; Metazoa - 3544; Fungi - 1602; Plants - 1492; Viruses - 20; Other Eukaryotes - 1258 (source: NCBI BLink).) produces the protein MADERYNRKNPAVKRILQEVKEMQANPSDDFMSLPLEENIFEWQFAIRGPGDTEFEGGIYHGRIQLPADYPFKPPSFMLLTPNGRFETNTKICLSISNYHPEHWQPSWSVRTALVALIAFMPTSPNGALGSVDYPKDERRTLAIKSRETPPKYGSPERQKIIDEIHQYILSKATVVPKPLPLECSQAPSIVSEAHSQVEPQEAITVVEERSIATTDTIVDDQIIEETAEAVNTAASVVPAAAPLPAVEVVVKASVSGEQRMARRAAQKPVDDRLFTWAAVGLTIAIMVLLLKKFIKSNGYSTGFMDDQS, from the exons ATGGCGGATGAGAGGTATAATCGGAAGAATCCGGCGGTGAAGAGGATTTTGCAGGAGGTTAAGGAGATGCAAGCTAATCCGTCTGATGATTTTATGTCTCTTCCTCTTGAG GAGAATATCTTTGAGTGGCAATTCGCCATCCGAGGTCCTGGTGATACTGAATTCGAGGGCGGGATTTATCATGGGAGAATTCAGTTGCCTGCAGATTATCCATTCAAACCTCCTTCATTCATGTTATTGACC CCTAACGGGCGCTTTGAAACTAACACCAAGATTTGCTTGAGCATTTCAAACTACCACCCTGAGCATTGGCAACCTTCATGGAGTG ttCGGACTGCTTTGGTGGCTCTCATTGCATTTATGCCCACAAGTCCCAATGGAGCACTGGGCTCAGTAGATTATCCAAAGGATGAGAGACGTACACTAGCCATTAAATCACGTGAGACACCACCTAAGTATGGCTCTCCTGAACGgcaaaaaattattgatgaG ATTCATCAGTACATCCTTAGCAAAGCAACCGTGGTTCCAAAACCTCTTCCTCTGGAATGTAGCCAAGCACCTTCCATCGTATCAGAAGCTCACTCCCAAGTTGAGCCACAGGAAGCGATAACTGTAGTAGAAGAGCGGTCCATCGCTACAACAGACACCATAGTTGATGATCAAATCATAGAAGAGACAGCTGAAGCAGTCAATACAGCAGCTAGTGTGGTTCCCGCTGCAGCACCTTTACCAGCGGTTGAAGTTGTGGTCAAAGCTTCTGTAAGTGGTGAGCAAAGGATGGCCAGAAGAGCGGCTCAGAAGCCAGTCGATGACAGACTCTTCACGTGGGCGGCG